A genomic segment from Anabas testudineus chromosome 6, fAnaTes1.2, whole genome shotgun sequence encodes:
- the lrriq1 gene encoding LOW QUALITY PROTEIN: leucine-rich repeat and IQ domain-containing protein 1 (The sequence of the model RefSeq protein was modified relative to this genomic sequence to represent the inferred CDS: deleted 1 base in 1 codon), which yields MTDANVTDLKLNDLFISDTDETKDEKSFSFDKEAATEEIPPSLISYFETSKSRASVCEKLILEELDDFTTSYEDTMNLHIALNEDMELNEQGVCETRNENNTSTDSFLLPTPTDTEAHGTHNLSVCTNNEDKTDTDEHMESGKHLTFRTSLIDKEIKENSEWQREHTENQHFEEMKKEERVRQRENDFQEELNKLMEAEKLHQVELQLMEKRAQEKLEHELLLQQELISNLQKHVEEERRMIDEEIKRIKEEEEKKKKEKEEKKKREEEDMKKREEEKIKRQMQRERMEEERRRANEEEENRKIKEIKEEEERRNKEEEQRKKKEEEEKRKREEEKNKMQKEIRKKEEERKKEIRLKEEEKRRQMEEEERKIKGMENNIKVKEKNKEEETMKKEQEKTVIKVTGKKMEGDKKRKNEEEESLDEEGLRKKEWRIRAEEDKTKEADVKIAEELEMKTQQEEKKEEGKSEEERKEAEIEKMMDKEMRKKEEKMSNIGNEVQLTENKEKRKKDVDGRHNIENKYRRMEEEKITKEEEWKKSQGEEMKRHKNVKDEYRKIEEEISLKEGNKTYEADKEKRHEHEKLEKDGTRKKEGGVINTEADERQMKEEVNETKAGNIKTEGKGLEEEEESKMIIVKETVEKEEKRANDLQEKNLIENDCTNTTDERNNTARTGNSLTSQLEDNSICTSSGPGPLYSDSISFETAQRGDQEMNIIETYTNKTMDQQDAAGKLCTSPSSLLWCLPEDTEQKRLSWMKYCIPWSKLSLQNRRKHKGSVRSQRLPRRAAEASSLPPLCPDTLLQSTGCKSLQELTTVTLEDLPGCSLSTLVQCTQLRSLSLRRCGLKSLEGISQLSKLCYIDVEENEISFVNCENMTSLRVLRLGHNKLTSIHGLSGADNLDVLELSHNNITRIAGLESMRKLQRLSVDHNQLISTKGLRDVYTLLHLNCSHNHLTSVEGLENSSLLNTLELRANSLTEPPSLDNHVLLRELHLDDNSISSLQCLTACWLPLMQHLSVAQNRITQLHSMSDFVSLAYLDLRFNCMSELQNVCKSLERCYFLKDLYLTGNPLQQESGWRSTLQRSLPGLKAIDDQETDTFLSHPAVQQISFASASFLTFCQAQFRQIDDLQQQHSRELSKASTSQDTMKSLCRHFTETLKLAEDQRFAHEYGDITVSAGQTVLEKTADTERNNAEKLTGHAQTEPSEEVPAVIPSKNNIRCSYFTAEEKLSTENCSHTLDTMATETGLQGKTSSSISKRAALSNHQDLDLKNTAAVVIQQQWKKYRQKYGNTSRPPAAEKGGRTGENEGNPESASFYVNESVVDQHYAATVIQAFWRGCSVRRRLASALAAVTYPSTREDDTFEEVDVDEFVFDEAELEKHWKLQFSEDSSSRHEPVSEQPLSLKFPGPLSEPSQYTLPPPPVWRPKQAWVAGEEVDSAEQRVSPESSHRKSSASTSVLSGISERSEKILDEWGFTDSHTALLMLKRAQKMKSKHQQKKKHRDPSVRLALFRNCSFQLSPEEARNKPTPHSRNDKKVCRAVLGLQQAEKTEQVKQERAQQWLHTQSGRGSESEHFLPEISSDILNGGRVQLVCVQADTACSERRHPNGLRANSSLSAQPGKQNSNPHRISLAHARKDVTSPKRVTSAPSKKERISFRDNPVQLSGGWGGGKKREKVHK from the exons ATGACGGATGCTAATGTGACAGATCTGAAGCTGAATGATTTGTTTATCTCTGATACTGATGAAACTAAAGACGAGAAGAGTTTTTCATTTGATAAAGAGGCG GCCACAGAGGAGATTCCACCGTCTCTGATAAGCTACTTTGAAACCTCAAAAAGCAGAGCATCAGTTTGTGAGAAGCTGATCCTTGAGGAACTTGATG ACTTCACTACATCATATGAAGACACGATGAACTTGCATATTGCACTAAATGAGGACATGGAGCTGAATGAGCAG GGTGTTTGTGAAACAAGAAATGAGAACAACACCTCCACTGACAGCTTCCTTCTTCCTACACCCACAGATACAGAAGCACATGGCACTCACAATTTATCAGTTTGTACCAATAATGAAG ataaaactgacacagATGAGCATATGGAGAGTGGGAAACATTTGACCTTCAGGACCTCACTTATAGACAAggagataaaagaaaacagtgagtggCAGCGAGAGCACACAGAGAATCAACATTTtgaggagatgaagaaagaagagagagtaagacaaagagaaaatgacttTCAGGAGGAGCTGAATAAGTTAATGGAGGCAGAAAAG CTCCATCAGGTTGAACTTCAGTTGATGGAGAAGAGAGCTCAGGAAAAGCTTGAACATGAGTTGCTGCTTCAGCAG GAGCTGATTAGCAACTTACAGAAACatgtggaggaagagaggaggatgatAGATGAGGAGATAAAGAGGataaaggaagaggaagagaagaaaaagaaggagaaggaagagaagaagaagagagaggaggaggacatgaagaaaagggaagaggagaaaattAAGAGGCAAATGCAAAGAGaaaggatggaggaagagaggaggagggcgaatgaggaagaagaaaatagaaaaatcaaagaaatcaaggaagaagaggagagaagaaacaaagaggaagagcagaggaaaaagaaggaggaagaggaaaagagaaaaagagaagaagaaaaaaacaagatgcaAAAAGAGAtaaggaagaaagaggaagagagaaaaaaggaaataaggcttaaagaagaggagaaaaggagacagatggaagaggaggagagaaaaattAAGGGAATGGAGAATAACATAAAGgtgaaggagaaaaataagGAGGAGGAAACAATGAAAAAGGAACAAGAAAAAACAGTGATAAAAGTGACAGGgaaaaagatggagggagacaagaagagaaaaaatgaagaagaagaaagcttGGATGAGGAAGGgttgagaaagaaagagtggagAATTAGAGCTGAGGAAGATAAGACAAAAGAGGCAGATGTGAAGATAGCAGAGGAGCTTGAGATGAAAActcagcaggaggagaagaaggaggagggaaaaagtgaagaagaaagaaaagaagcagagatAGAGAAGATGATGGATaaagaaatgaggaaaaaggaagagaaaatgagTAACATCGGAAATGAGGTGCAActcactgaaaataaagaaaagagaaagaaagatgtaGATGGGAGAcataatatagaaaataaatatagaaggatggaagaagagaaaatcACAAAAGAGGAAGAGTGGAAGAAAAGTCAAGGGGAAGAaatgaagagacacaaaaatgtAAAGGATGAATATagaaaaatagaagaagaaataagtCTGAAGGAGGGGAATAAAACATATGAagcagataaagaaaagaggCATGAGCACGAGAAGCTAGAGAAGGATGGCACGAGAAAGAAGGAGGGTGGAGTGATAAACACAGAAGCTGatgagagacagatgaaggaAGAGGTGAATGAAACCAAAGcaggaaacataaaaacagaaggaaaagggctcgaagaagaagaggaaagcaaAATGATTATAGTAAAGGAAACggtggaaaaggaggagaaaagagcGAATGACCTGCAAGAGAAGAATCTCATCGAAAATGACTGCACAAACACTACAGATGAGAGAAACAATACAGCTAGGACTGGGAACTCCCTGACTTCACAACTGGAAGACAACAGCATCTGCACGTCCTCAGGCCCTGGTCCTTTATACAGTGACTCCATCAGCTTTGAAACCGCACAGCGAGGTGACCAAGAAATGAACATTATTGAGAcctacacaaataaaaccatgGATCAGCAAGATGCAGCAGGAAAACTTTGCACATCTCCCAGCTCTTTGCTCTGGTGCCTCCCAGAGGACACAGAGCAGAAGAGGCTATCTTGGATGAAATATTGCATCCCCTGGTCCAAACTGTCTCTGCAGAACAGGAGGAAGCACAAAGGATCTGTCCGGAGTCAGAGATTGCCAAGGAGGGCTGCTGAGGCCAGCAGTCTGCCACCTCTCTGTCCAGACACTCTACTTCAGTCCACAGGCTGTAAATCCCTGCAGGAG TTGACCACAGTGACCCTGGAGGACTTGCCTGGTTGTAGCCTATCCACTCTTGTGCAGTGCACTCAACTTCGGTCCCTCAGTCTCAGACGCTGTGGCCTCAAATCCTTAGAGGGCATCAGCCAGTTATCAAAGCTCTGCTACATTGATGTAGAG gaaaATGAAATCTCGTTTGTGAACTGTGAAAATATGACCAGTCTACGAGTTCTTCGATTAGGCCATAACAAGCTGACATCGATCCATGGTTTAAGTGGTGCAGACAATCTAGATGTACTGGAGCTCTCGCACAACAACATCACACGCATTG CTGGTCTTGAGTCTATGAGGAAACTGCAGAGACTGTCAGTGGATCACAACCAGCTGATCAGCACTAAAGGACTGAGGGATGTTTACACACTGCTCCACCTGAACTGCTCACATAACCACCTGACGAGTGTGGAGGGTCTGGAGAACAGTAGT CTGCTCAACACACTGGAACTTAGGGCCAACAGCCTTACTGAG CCCCCCAGTCTGGACAACCACGTCCTCCTCAGAGAGCTGCATCTGGATGACAACAGCATCTCCTCCCTGCAGTGCCTCACTGCCTGCTGGCTTCCCCTCATGCAACACCTCTCTGTGGCTCAGAACAG GATTACCCAACTACATTCCATGTCTGATTTTGTGTCCCTTGCATATCTGGATCTTCGATTCAACTGCATGTCAG AGCTGCAGAATGTATGTAAGAGTCTGGAGCGATGTTATTTCCTGAAAGACCTCTACCTTACAGGGAATCCTCTTCAGCAGGAGAGTGGTTGGAG ATCCACTCTGCAGAGATCACTGCCTGGCCTAAAGGCCATTGATGACCAGGAGACAGACACCTTTCTATCACACCCTGCTGTTCAACAGATCAGCTTTGCCTCAGCCAGTTTCCTAACTTTCTGTCAGGCTCAGTTTCGGCAAATTGAtgatttacagcagcagcacagcagggagCTCAG TAAAGCCTCAACTTCTCAGGATACTATGAAAAGTCTGTGCCGACACTTCACCGAGACTTTGAAGCTGGCTGAGGACCAGAGATTTGCCCATGAATATGGGGACATTACTGTGTCTGCAGGCCAAACAGTGCTGGAGAAGACAGCTGACACGGAGAGGAACAATGCTGAAAAGTTAACTGGACATGCACAAACAGAGCCCAGTGAAGAAGTTCCAGCAGTTATTCCAAGCAAGAACAACATCAGATGCAGCTACTTCACAGCTGAAGAGAAGTTATCTACAGAGAATTGTTCTCACACATTAGACACAATGGCCACAGAGACAGGCCTTCAGGGAAAAACATCTTCCTCCATTTCTAAAAGGGCAGCGCTGTCTAACCATCAAGACCTGGATCTCAAAAA cacagcagcagtcGTGATTCAGCAGCAGTGGaagaaatacagacagaaatatGGGAACACTAGCCGACCCCCAGCGGCTGAGAAGGGAGGGAGAACtggagaaaatgaaggaaatCCAGAGTCAGCATCGTTCTATGTTAATGAGAGTGTTGTTGACCAACATTATGCAGCAACTGTCATCCAG GCGTTCTGGAGGGGCTGCTCTGTAAGAAGGAGGCTCGCATCTGCTCTTGCTGCTGTCACATACCCCAGCACCAGAGAGGATGACACCTTTGAGGAGGTTGATGTGGATGAATTTGTCTTTGATGAG GCAGAACTGGAGAAACACTGGAAACTGCAGTTTTCAGAAGACTCCTCTTCCAGACACGAGCCTGTGTCAGAGCAGCCACTATCACTAAAG TTTCCTGGGCCCCTTTCGGAACCCTCCCAGTACACACTCCCACCACCACCTGTATGGCGGCCAAAGCAGGCCTGGGTGGCTGGAGAAGAGGTAGATTCTGCTGAGCAGAGGGTTTCACCAGAGAGCTCACATAG AAAATCTTCTGCATCAACTTCAGTGCTCAGTGGCATCTCCGAAAGATCAGAAAAGATTCTGGACGAATG GGGCTTTACCGACAGCCACACAGCCCTTCTGATGCTCAAGAGAGCTCAGAAGATGAAATcgaaacaccaacaaaaaaagaaacataggG aTCCCTCAGTCCGCCTTGCTCTGTTCAGAAACTGCAGTTTCCAGCTGAGTCCAGAGGAGGCAAGAAACAAACCTACACCACACAGCAGAAATGATAAGAAAG TTTGCAGAGCTGTGCTGGGCCTTCAGCAGGCAGAGAAGACAGAGCAAGTGAAGCAGGAACGAGCTCAGCAGTGGCTGCACACCCAGTCTGGTAGAGGCTCAGAGAG TGAGCATTTCTTACCGGAGATAAGCTCAGACATTCTGAATGGAGGCAGAGTTCAGCTAGTG tGCGTGCAGGCTGACACAGCATGTTCAGAACGACGCCATCCTAATGGACTGAGGGCCAACAGCAGTTTATCTGCCCAGCCCGGCAAACAGAACAGTAATCCTCACAGGATCTCTTTGGCACATGCAA GAAAAGATGTTACTTCTCCTAAGCGAGTCACGTCTGCACCATCTAAAAAAGAGCGCATCTCCTTCCGAGACAACCCTGTCCAGTTGAGCGGTGGCTGGGGAGGGGGcaagaagagggagaaagttcacaagtaa